In a single window of the Salvelinus namaycush isolate Seneca chromosome 18, SaNama_1.0, whole genome shotgun sequence genome:
- the LOC120063160 gene encoding myotubularin-related protein 3-like isoform X2 translates to MCSLSSDPHSFTGAMEGQESMECIQANQIFPRKPPVLEEESLQVPFPELHGEFTEYVGRAEDAIIAMSRYRLHIKFKESIVNVPLQLIETVECRDMFQLHVTCKDCKVVRCQFSTLEQCQVWLKRLSAAVRPPSLLEDLFSFAFHAWCVGVYAGEKEQQGELCRPGEHVTSWFKNEVERMGFDTQNAWRISDINSKFRLCSSYPQQLLVPAWITDKELENVAAFRSWKRFPAVVFRHQSTGAVIARCGQPEVSWWGWRNADDEHLVQSIAKACAVDGSSRKHLDIGSDTNGTNEINGTNDLVDTDFESSLTNSSEVETLAIQPQKLLILDARSYAAAVANRAKGGGCECPEYYPNCEVVFMGMANIHSIRKSFQSLRFLCTQMPDPANWLSALESTKWLQHLSLLLKAALLVVNAVDRDHRPVLVHCSDGWDRTPQIAALSKLLLDPYYRTIEGFQVLVETEWLDFGHKFADRCGHGENSEDLNERCPVFLQWLDCVHQLQRQFPCSFEFNEAFLVKMVQHSYSCLFGTFLCNSGKEREDRRVRERTCSVWSLLRPANRVLRNMLYSSHSETVLHPVCHVRNLLLWTAVYLPSSSPTTPSESCAPYPVPGANTEDTPLGRRPKTRSFDNLPSACELGSSLAPNRRSSDPSLNEKWQDHRRSLELNIAVGPDAGGAQQQDGRANGQPVAAGPQAGMSDSELEDSPEGQQTELRVGASKGSLAAGEAIELSIELAVAEGQMENILQEATKEEAGAEAQRDANATAAVAGSPIDANANGTETEKEVKASDAETDKQANANGAETTITNGHHPGNGTDEPEEESGVSPASPPLPTDVSTDVPEEQEALERRESEELVVQVLENCTAQEEPEHNPTPSTAQPAPAAPRTLTNGFGARTPEEPETAVYLLPLEPESSRHHSEALVQAETSSSLMESSTETLTEEACSRPEAPVQAPICPGPQPRTEGRSQLSCLRRVNGEAEPEQGASRTLNGGHKRPSVSAFQSLSAEPSREGLCNVESSEGEPCGGPHWAKVNGERAQLSRQISLASCSSLTLHRRGSCSQHRCLHTLLGRRAATPSPEQPARSHLDDDGLTLHMDTIQQRLRQIEAGHQMEVDMLKKQVQELWSRLESHHHAASLRINGDIGDEVTSMTDSECNLDANCLSRCSTELFSEASWEQVDKNDTEVTRWYPDHLAAQCYGCESRFWLATRKHHCRNCGNVFCASCCDQKIPVPSQQLFEPTRVCKTCYGSLQINTTPNPMELEEPITASSN, encoded by the exons ATGTGTTCCTTGTCCAGTGACCCACACTCCTTCACAGGGGCCATG GAGGGGCAGGAGAGCATGGAATGTATCCAGGCCAATCAGATCTTCCCCAGGAAGCCCCCAGTCCTGGAGGAGGAGAGCCTGCAG GTGCCCTTTCCCGAGCTGCATGGCGAGTTCACAGAGTACGTGGGTAGAGCGGAGGATGCCATCATCGCCATGTCCAGATACCGCCTCCACATCAAATTCAAAGAGTCCATCGTCAAC GTCCCTCTGCAGCTCATAGAGACTGTGGAGTGTCGTGACATGTTCCAGCTCCATGTCACCTGCAAGGACTGTAAGGTCGTCAG GTGTCAGTTCTCTACATTGGAGCAGTGTCAGGTGTGGCTGAAGCGGCTGAGCGCTGCGGTCCGCCCTCCGTCTCTCCTGGAGGACCTCTTCTCCTTCGCCTTCCATGCCTGGTGTGTGGGCGTGTACGCCGGGGAGAAGGAGCAGCAGGGGGAGCTGTGCAGGCCAG GAGAGCATGTGACCTCCTGGTTCAAGAACGAGGTGGAGAGGATGGGCTTTGACACTCAAAATGCCTGGAGGATATCCGACATCAACAGCAAGTTCAG ACTGTGCTCTAGCTATCCTCAGCAGCTCCTGGTGCCAGCCTGGATCACAGACAAGGAGCTGGAGAACGTGGCAGCCTTCCGTTCCTGGAAGCGGTTCCCGGCTGTGGTGTTCAG gcaCCAGAGCACGGGGGCTGTGATCGCCCGCTGCGGCCAGCCGGAGGTCAGCTGGTGGGGCTGGAGGAATGCAGACGACGAGCACCTGGTCCAGTCCATCGCCAAGGCCTGTGCTGTAGATGGCAGCTCCCGTAAACACCTGGACATCGGATCCGACACCAACGGAACCAATGAAATCAATGGCACCAATGACCTCGTCGATACAGACTTCG AATCGTCCCTGACGAACAGCTCGGAGGTGGAGACGCTGGCCATCCAGCCACAAAAGCTGTTGATCCTGGACGCCAGGTCCTATGCAGCCGCTGTGGCCAACAGAGCCAAGGGAGGGGGCTGTGAATGTCCAG AGTACTACCCCAACTGTGAGGTGGTGTTCATGGGCATGGCTAACATCCACTCCATCCGCAAGAGTTTCCAGTCCCTGCGCTTCCTCTGCACCCAGATGCCCGACCCGGCCAA CTGGCTGTCTGCTCTGGAGAGCACCAAGTGGCTGCAGCACCTGTCTCTGCTGCTGAAGGCGGCCCTGCTGGTGGTGAACGCTGTGGACCGCGACCACAGGCCCGTTTTGGTGCACTGCTCTGACGGATGGGACCGCACACCCCAGATCGCCGCCCTGTCCAAGCTGCTGCTGGACCCATACTACCGCACCATCGAG GGTTTCCAGGTGCTGGTGGAGACTGAGTGGCTGGACTTTGGTCATAAGTTTGCTGACCGCTGTGGCCACGGGGAGAATTCAGAGGATCTGAACGAGCGCTGCCCAGTGTTCCTGCAGTGGCTGGACTGTGTGCACCAGCTGCAGAGGCAGTTCCCATGCTCCTTTGAGTTCAATGAGGCTTTCCTG gtgaaaATGGTGCAGCACTCCTACTCCTGTCTGTTTGGCACCTTCCTGTGCAACagtgggaaggagagggaggacaggCGCGTTCGGGAGAGGACTTGCTCCGTGTGGTCACTGCTGCGACCAGCCAACCGCGTCTTGAGGAACATGCTCTACTCCTCCCACTCCGAGACT GTGCTCCACCCTGTGTGTCACGTGCGTAACCTGTTGCTGTGGACGGCAGTCTACCTACCAAGCTCCTCCCCCACCACCCCCTCTGAGTCGTGTGCACCGTATCCTGTGCCAGGTGCCAACACAGAAGACACGCCCCTGGGCAG ACGTCCGAAGACCCGTTCCTTCGATAACTTGCCCAGCGCCTGTGAGCTGGGGAGCTCGCTGGCCCCAAACCGGCGCTCCAGTGACCCGAGCCTGAATGAGAAGTGGCAGGACCACCGGCGCTCTCTGGAGCTCAACATTGCTGTGGGGCCCGACGCAGGGGGAGCTCAGCAACAGGATGGGCGGGCTAACGGCCAGCCTGTAGCAGCAGGGCCTCAGGCAGGCATGTCCGACTCTGAGCTGGAGGACAGCCCTGAAGGCCAGCAGACTGAGCTGAGAGTCGGAGCCTCCAAGGGGTCATTAGCAGCAGGAGAAGCGATAGAGCTGTCCATTGAGCTAGCTGTGGCAGAGGGACAGATGGAGAACATTCTCCAGGAGGCAACGAAGGAGGAAGCTGGTGCTGAGGCTCAGCGAGATGCTAACGCTACTGCTGCCGTGGCTGGATCTCCGATCGATGCTAACGCTAATGGAACAGAGacggagaaagaggtcaaggcaaGTGATGCTGAGACTGATAAACAAGCTAACGCCAATGGGGCTGAGACTACTATAACTAATGGTCATCACCCAGGGAATGGCACAGATGAGCCTGAAGAGGAGTCTGGTGTGTCTCCAGCCAGTCCCCCCCTGCCCACTGATGTGTCCACGGATGTTCCAGAGGAGCAGGAGGCCCTAGAGAGGCGGGAGTCAGAGGAGCTGGTGGTGCAGGTTCTGGAGAACTGTACTGCCCAGGAGGAGCCAGAACACAACCCTACCCCCAGCACAGCCCAGCCAGCCCCCGCTGCCCCTAGAACTTTGACCAATGGCTTTGGAGCGAGGACACCAGAGGAGCCAGAGACAGCTGTGTATCTCCTCCCACTAGAGCCTGAGTCCAGCAGACACCACTCAGAGGCCCTGGTGCAGGCAGAGACGAGTTCTTCCCTCATGGAGAGTTCCACAGAGACTCTGACTGAAGAGGCCTGCAGCAGGCCAGAGGCCCCAGTGCAGGCACCCATCTGCCCAGGCCCCCAGCCCCGCACTGAAGGCAGGAGCCAACTTTCCTGTCTCAGGAGAGTGAACGGGGAGGCAGAGCCAGAGCAGGGGGCATCCAGGACTTTAAATGGAGGACACAAGCGGCCCTCTGTCAGTGCCTTCCAGTCTTTGAGTGCTGAGCCCAGCAGGGAGGGTCTATGTAATGTCGAGAGCTCAGAGGGGGAGCCCTGTGGTGGCCCTCACTGGGCCAAGGTGAATGGGGAGCGGGCCCAACTGAGCCGCCAGATCTCCCTGGCCTCCTGCAGCTCCCTGACCCTCCATCGCCGGGGCAGCTGCTCCCAGCACCGCTGCCTCCACACCCTACTTGGGCGCCGCGCCGCCACGCCCAGCCCCGAACAGCCGGCCCGCAGTCACCTGGACGACGACGGGCTGACGCTCCACATGGACACCATCCAGCAGCGGCTGAGGCAGATCGAGGCAGGCCACCAGATGGAGGTTGATATGCTGAAGAAGCAGGTGCAGGAGCTGTGGAGCCGCCTTGAGAGCCATCACCACGCAGCGTCCCTCAGGATCAACGGAGACATCGGAGACGAAGTG ACCTCAATGACAGACTCGGAGTGTAACCTGGACGCTAACTGCCTGTCGCGCTGCAGCACGGAGCTCTTCTCTGAGGCTAGCTGGGAGCAGGTGGACAAGAATGACACGGAG
- the LOC120063160 gene encoding myotubularin-related protein 3-like isoform X1, with protein sequence MCSLSSDPHSFTGAMEEGQESMECIQANQIFPRKPPVLEEESLQVPFPELHGEFTEYVGRAEDAIIAMSRYRLHIKFKESIVNVPLQLIETVECRDMFQLHVTCKDCKVVRCQFSTLEQCQVWLKRLSAAVRPPSLLEDLFSFAFHAWCVGVYAGEKEQQGELCRPGEHVTSWFKNEVERMGFDTQNAWRISDINSKFRLCSSYPQQLLVPAWITDKELENVAAFRSWKRFPAVVFRHQSTGAVIARCGQPEVSWWGWRNADDEHLVQSIAKACAVDGSSRKHLDIGSDTNGTNEINGTNDLVDTDFESSLTNSSEVETLAIQPQKLLILDARSYAAAVANRAKGGGCECPEYYPNCEVVFMGMANIHSIRKSFQSLRFLCTQMPDPANWLSALESTKWLQHLSLLLKAALLVVNAVDRDHRPVLVHCSDGWDRTPQIAALSKLLLDPYYRTIEGFQVLVETEWLDFGHKFADRCGHGENSEDLNERCPVFLQWLDCVHQLQRQFPCSFEFNEAFLVKMVQHSYSCLFGTFLCNSGKEREDRRVRERTCSVWSLLRPANRVLRNMLYSSHSETVLHPVCHVRNLLLWTAVYLPSSSPTTPSESCAPYPVPGANTEDTPLGRRPKTRSFDNLPSACELGSSLAPNRRSSDPSLNEKWQDHRRSLELNIAVGPDAGGAQQQDGRANGQPVAAGPQAGMSDSELEDSPEGQQTELRVGASKGSLAAGEAIELSIELAVAEGQMENILQEATKEEAGAEAQRDANATAAVAGSPIDANANGTETEKEVKASDAETDKQANANGAETTITNGHHPGNGTDEPEEESGVSPASPPLPTDVSTDVPEEQEALERRESEELVVQVLENCTAQEEPEHNPTPSTAQPAPAAPRTLTNGFGARTPEEPETAVYLLPLEPESSRHHSEALVQAETSSSLMESSTETLTEEACSRPEAPVQAPICPGPQPRTEGRSQLSCLRRVNGEAEPEQGASRTLNGGHKRPSVSAFQSLSAEPSREGLCNVESSEGEPCGGPHWAKVNGERAQLSRQISLASCSSLTLHRRGSCSQHRCLHTLLGRRAATPSPEQPARSHLDDDGLTLHMDTIQQRLRQIEAGHQMEVDMLKKQVQELWSRLESHHHAASLRINGDIGDEVTSMTDSECNLDANCLSRCSTELFSEASWEQVDKNDTEVTRWYPDHLAAQCYGCESRFWLATRKHHCRNCGNVFCASCCDQKIPVPSQQLFEPTRVCKTCYGSLQINTTPNPMELEEPITASSN encoded by the exons ATGTGTTCCTTGTCCAGTGACCCACACTCCTTCACAGGGGCCATG GAGGAGGGGCAGGAGAGCATGGAATGTATCCAGGCCAATCAGATCTTCCCCAGGAAGCCCCCAGTCCTGGAGGAGGAGAGCCTGCAG GTGCCCTTTCCCGAGCTGCATGGCGAGTTCACAGAGTACGTGGGTAGAGCGGAGGATGCCATCATCGCCATGTCCAGATACCGCCTCCACATCAAATTCAAAGAGTCCATCGTCAAC GTCCCTCTGCAGCTCATAGAGACTGTGGAGTGTCGTGACATGTTCCAGCTCCATGTCACCTGCAAGGACTGTAAGGTCGTCAG GTGTCAGTTCTCTACATTGGAGCAGTGTCAGGTGTGGCTGAAGCGGCTGAGCGCTGCGGTCCGCCCTCCGTCTCTCCTGGAGGACCTCTTCTCCTTCGCCTTCCATGCCTGGTGTGTGGGCGTGTACGCCGGGGAGAAGGAGCAGCAGGGGGAGCTGTGCAGGCCAG GAGAGCATGTGACCTCCTGGTTCAAGAACGAGGTGGAGAGGATGGGCTTTGACACTCAAAATGCCTGGAGGATATCCGACATCAACAGCAAGTTCAG ACTGTGCTCTAGCTATCCTCAGCAGCTCCTGGTGCCAGCCTGGATCACAGACAAGGAGCTGGAGAACGTGGCAGCCTTCCGTTCCTGGAAGCGGTTCCCGGCTGTGGTGTTCAG gcaCCAGAGCACGGGGGCTGTGATCGCCCGCTGCGGCCAGCCGGAGGTCAGCTGGTGGGGCTGGAGGAATGCAGACGACGAGCACCTGGTCCAGTCCATCGCCAAGGCCTGTGCTGTAGATGGCAGCTCCCGTAAACACCTGGACATCGGATCCGACACCAACGGAACCAATGAAATCAATGGCACCAATGACCTCGTCGATACAGACTTCG AATCGTCCCTGACGAACAGCTCGGAGGTGGAGACGCTGGCCATCCAGCCACAAAAGCTGTTGATCCTGGACGCCAGGTCCTATGCAGCCGCTGTGGCCAACAGAGCCAAGGGAGGGGGCTGTGAATGTCCAG AGTACTACCCCAACTGTGAGGTGGTGTTCATGGGCATGGCTAACATCCACTCCATCCGCAAGAGTTTCCAGTCCCTGCGCTTCCTCTGCACCCAGATGCCCGACCCGGCCAA CTGGCTGTCTGCTCTGGAGAGCACCAAGTGGCTGCAGCACCTGTCTCTGCTGCTGAAGGCGGCCCTGCTGGTGGTGAACGCTGTGGACCGCGACCACAGGCCCGTTTTGGTGCACTGCTCTGACGGATGGGACCGCACACCCCAGATCGCCGCCCTGTCCAAGCTGCTGCTGGACCCATACTACCGCACCATCGAG GGTTTCCAGGTGCTGGTGGAGACTGAGTGGCTGGACTTTGGTCATAAGTTTGCTGACCGCTGTGGCCACGGGGAGAATTCAGAGGATCTGAACGAGCGCTGCCCAGTGTTCCTGCAGTGGCTGGACTGTGTGCACCAGCTGCAGAGGCAGTTCCCATGCTCCTTTGAGTTCAATGAGGCTTTCCTG gtgaaaATGGTGCAGCACTCCTACTCCTGTCTGTTTGGCACCTTCCTGTGCAACagtgggaaggagagggaggacaggCGCGTTCGGGAGAGGACTTGCTCCGTGTGGTCACTGCTGCGACCAGCCAACCGCGTCTTGAGGAACATGCTCTACTCCTCCCACTCCGAGACT GTGCTCCACCCTGTGTGTCACGTGCGTAACCTGTTGCTGTGGACGGCAGTCTACCTACCAAGCTCCTCCCCCACCACCCCCTCTGAGTCGTGTGCACCGTATCCTGTGCCAGGTGCCAACACAGAAGACACGCCCCTGGGCAG ACGTCCGAAGACCCGTTCCTTCGATAACTTGCCCAGCGCCTGTGAGCTGGGGAGCTCGCTGGCCCCAAACCGGCGCTCCAGTGACCCGAGCCTGAATGAGAAGTGGCAGGACCACCGGCGCTCTCTGGAGCTCAACATTGCTGTGGGGCCCGACGCAGGGGGAGCTCAGCAACAGGATGGGCGGGCTAACGGCCAGCCTGTAGCAGCAGGGCCTCAGGCAGGCATGTCCGACTCTGAGCTGGAGGACAGCCCTGAAGGCCAGCAGACTGAGCTGAGAGTCGGAGCCTCCAAGGGGTCATTAGCAGCAGGAGAAGCGATAGAGCTGTCCATTGAGCTAGCTGTGGCAGAGGGACAGATGGAGAACATTCTCCAGGAGGCAACGAAGGAGGAAGCTGGTGCTGAGGCTCAGCGAGATGCTAACGCTACTGCTGCCGTGGCTGGATCTCCGATCGATGCTAACGCTAATGGAACAGAGacggagaaagaggtcaaggcaaGTGATGCTGAGACTGATAAACAAGCTAACGCCAATGGGGCTGAGACTACTATAACTAATGGTCATCACCCAGGGAATGGCACAGATGAGCCTGAAGAGGAGTCTGGTGTGTCTCCAGCCAGTCCCCCCCTGCCCACTGATGTGTCCACGGATGTTCCAGAGGAGCAGGAGGCCCTAGAGAGGCGGGAGTCAGAGGAGCTGGTGGTGCAGGTTCTGGAGAACTGTACTGCCCAGGAGGAGCCAGAACACAACCCTACCCCCAGCACAGCCCAGCCAGCCCCCGCTGCCCCTAGAACTTTGACCAATGGCTTTGGAGCGAGGACACCAGAGGAGCCAGAGACAGCTGTGTATCTCCTCCCACTAGAGCCTGAGTCCAGCAGACACCACTCAGAGGCCCTGGTGCAGGCAGAGACGAGTTCTTCCCTCATGGAGAGTTCCACAGAGACTCTGACTGAAGAGGCCTGCAGCAGGCCAGAGGCCCCAGTGCAGGCACCCATCTGCCCAGGCCCCCAGCCCCGCACTGAAGGCAGGAGCCAACTTTCCTGTCTCAGGAGAGTGAACGGGGAGGCAGAGCCAGAGCAGGGGGCATCCAGGACTTTAAATGGAGGACACAAGCGGCCCTCTGTCAGTGCCTTCCAGTCTTTGAGTGCTGAGCCCAGCAGGGAGGGTCTATGTAATGTCGAGAGCTCAGAGGGGGAGCCCTGTGGTGGCCCTCACTGGGCCAAGGTGAATGGGGAGCGGGCCCAACTGAGCCGCCAGATCTCCCTGGCCTCCTGCAGCTCCCTGACCCTCCATCGCCGGGGCAGCTGCTCCCAGCACCGCTGCCTCCACACCCTACTTGGGCGCCGCGCCGCCACGCCCAGCCCCGAACAGCCGGCCCGCAGTCACCTGGACGACGACGGGCTGACGCTCCACATGGACACCATCCAGCAGCGGCTGAGGCAGATCGAGGCAGGCCACCAGATGGAGGTTGATATGCTGAAGAAGCAGGTGCAGGAGCTGTGGAGCCGCCTTGAGAGCCATCACCACGCAGCGTCCCTCAGGATCAACGGAGACATCGGAGACGAAGTG ACCTCAATGACAGACTCGGAGTGTAACCTGGACGCTAACTGCCTGTCGCGCTGCAGCACGGAGCTCTTCTCTGAGGCTAGCTGGGAGCAGGTGGACAAGAATGACACGGAG
- the LOC120063160 gene encoding myotubularin-related protein 3-like isoform X3: MECIQANQIFPRKPPVLEEESLQVPFPELHGEFTEYVGRAEDAIIAMSRYRLHIKFKESIVNVPLQLIETVECRDMFQLHVTCKDCKVVRCQFSTLEQCQVWLKRLSAAVRPPSLLEDLFSFAFHAWCVGVYAGEKEQQGELCRPGEHVTSWFKNEVERMGFDTQNAWRISDINSKFRLCSSYPQQLLVPAWITDKELENVAAFRSWKRFPAVVFRHQSTGAVIARCGQPEVSWWGWRNADDEHLVQSIAKACAVDGSSRKHLDIGSDTNGTNEINGTNDLVDTDFESSLTNSSEVETLAIQPQKLLILDARSYAAAVANRAKGGGCECPEYYPNCEVVFMGMANIHSIRKSFQSLRFLCTQMPDPANWLSALESTKWLQHLSLLLKAALLVVNAVDRDHRPVLVHCSDGWDRTPQIAALSKLLLDPYYRTIEGFQVLVETEWLDFGHKFADRCGHGENSEDLNERCPVFLQWLDCVHQLQRQFPCSFEFNEAFLVKMVQHSYSCLFGTFLCNSGKEREDRRVRERTCSVWSLLRPANRVLRNMLYSSHSETVLHPVCHVRNLLLWTAVYLPSSSPTTPSESCAPYPVPGANTEDTPLGRRPKTRSFDNLPSACELGSSLAPNRRSSDPSLNEKWQDHRRSLELNIAVGPDAGGAQQQDGRANGQPVAAGPQAGMSDSELEDSPEGQQTELRVGASKGSLAAGEAIELSIELAVAEGQMENILQEATKEEAGAEAQRDANATAAVAGSPIDANANGTETEKEVKASDAETDKQANANGAETTITNGHHPGNGTDEPEEESGVSPASPPLPTDVSTDVPEEQEALERRESEELVVQVLENCTAQEEPEHNPTPSTAQPAPAAPRTLTNGFGARTPEEPETAVYLLPLEPESSRHHSEALVQAETSSSLMESSTETLTEEACSRPEAPVQAPICPGPQPRTEGRSQLSCLRRVNGEAEPEQGASRTLNGGHKRPSVSAFQSLSAEPSREGLCNVESSEGEPCGGPHWAKVNGERAQLSRQISLASCSSLTLHRRGSCSQHRCLHTLLGRRAATPSPEQPARSHLDDDGLTLHMDTIQQRLRQIEAGHQMEVDMLKKQVQELWSRLESHHHAASLRINGDIGDEVTSMTDSECNLDANCLSRCSTELFSEASWEQVDKNDTEVTRWYPDHLAAQCYGCESRFWLATRKHHCRNCGNVFCASCCDQKIPVPSQQLFEPTRVCKTCYGSLQINTTPNPMELEEPITASSN; this comes from the exons ATGGAATGTATCCAGGCCAATCAGATCTTCCCCAGGAAGCCCCCAGTCCTGGAGGAGGAGAGCCTGCAG GTGCCCTTTCCCGAGCTGCATGGCGAGTTCACAGAGTACGTGGGTAGAGCGGAGGATGCCATCATCGCCATGTCCAGATACCGCCTCCACATCAAATTCAAAGAGTCCATCGTCAAC GTCCCTCTGCAGCTCATAGAGACTGTGGAGTGTCGTGACATGTTCCAGCTCCATGTCACCTGCAAGGACTGTAAGGTCGTCAG GTGTCAGTTCTCTACATTGGAGCAGTGTCAGGTGTGGCTGAAGCGGCTGAGCGCTGCGGTCCGCCCTCCGTCTCTCCTGGAGGACCTCTTCTCCTTCGCCTTCCATGCCTGGTGTGTGGGCGTGTACGCCGGGGAGAAGGAGCAGCAGGGGGAGCTGTGCAGGCCAG GAGAGCATGTGACCTCCTGGTTCAAGAACGAGGTGGAGAGGATGGGCTTTGACACTCAAAATGCCTGGAGGATATCCGACATCAACAGCAAGTTCAG ACTGTGCTCTAGCTATCCTCAGCAGCTCCTGGTGCCAGCCTGGATCACAGACAAGGAGCTGGAGAACGTGGCAGCCTTCCGTTCCTGGAAGCGGTTCCCGGCTGTGGTGTTCAG gcaCCAGAGCACGGGGGCTGTGATCGCCCGCTGCGGCCAGCCGGAGGTCAGCTGGTGGGGCTGGAGGAATGCAGACGACGAGCACCTGGTCCAGTCCATCGCCAAGGCCTGTGCTGTAGATGGCAGCTCCCGTAAACACCTGGACATCGGATCCGACACCAACGGAACCAATGAAATCAATGGCACCAATGACCTCGTCGATACAGACTTCG AATCGTCCCTGACGAACAGCTCGGAGGTGGAGACGCTGGCCATCCAGCCACAAAAGCTGTTGATCCTGGACGCCAGGTCCTATGCAGCCGCTGTGGCCAACAGAGCCAAGGGAGGGGGCTGTGAATGTCCAG AGTACTACCCCAACTGTGAGGTGGTGTTCATGGGCATGGCTAACATCCACTCCATCCGCAAGAGTTTCCAGTCCCTGCGCTTCCTCTGCACCCAGATGCCCGACCCGGCCAA CTGGCTGTCTGCTCTGGAGAGCACCAAGTGGCTGCAGCACCTGTCTCTGCTGCTGAAGGCGGCCCTGCTGGTGGTGAACGCTGTGGACCGCGACCACAGGCCCGTTTTGGTGCACTGCTCTGACGGATGGGACCGCACACCCCAGATCGCCGCCCTGTCCAAGCTGCTGCTGGACCCATACTACCGCACCATCGAG GGTTTCCAGGTGCTGGTGGAGACTGAGTGGCTGGACTTTGGTCATAAGTTTGCTGACCGCTGTGGCCACGGGGAGAATTCAGAGGATCTGAACGAGCGCTGCCCAGTGTTCCTGCAGTGGCTGGACTGTGTGCACCAGCTGCAGAGGCAGTTCCCATGCTCCTTTGAGTTCAATGAGGCTTTCCTG gtgaaaATGGTGCAGCACTCCTACTCCTGTCTGTTTGGCACCTTCCTGTGCAACagtgggaaggagagggaggacaggCGCGTTCGGGAGAGGACTTGCTCCGTGTGGTCACTGCTGCGACCAGCCAACCGCGTCTTGAGGAACATGCTCTACTCCTCCCACTCCGAGACT GTGCTCCACCCTGTGTGTCACGTGCGTAACCTGTTGCTGTGGACGGCAGTCTACCTACCAAGCTCCTCCCCCACCACCCCCTCTGAGTCGTGTGCACCGTATCCTGTGCCAGGTGCCAACACAGAAGACACGCCCCTGGGCAG ACGTCCGAAGACCCGTTCCTTCGATAACTTGCCCAGCGCCTGTGAGCTGGGGAGCTCGCTGGCCCCAAACCGGCGCTCCAGTGACCCGAGCCTGAATGAGAAGTGGCAGGACCACCGGCGCTCTCTGGAGCTCAACATTGCTGTGGGGCCCGACGCAGGGGGAGCTCAGCAACAGGATGGGCGGGCTAACGGCCAGCCTGTAGCAGCAGGGCCTCAGGCAGGCATGTCCGACTCTGAGCTGGAGGACAGCCCTGAAGGCCAGCAGACTGAGCTGAGAGTCGGAGCCTCCAAGGGGTCATTAGCAGCAGGAGAAGCGATAGAGCTGTCCATTGAGCTAGCTGTGGCAGAGGGACAGATGGAGAACATTCTCCAGGAGGCAACGAAGGAGGAAGCTGGTGCTGAGGCTCAGCGAGATGCTAACGCTACTGCTGCCGTGGCTGGATCTCCGATCGATGCTAACGCTAATGGAACAGAGacggagaaagaggtcaaggcaaGTGATGCTGAGACTGATAAACAAGCTAACGCCAATGGGGCTGAGACTACTATAACTAATGGTCATCACCCAGGGAATGGCACAGATGAGCCTGAAGAGGAGTCTGGTGTGTCTCCAGCCAGTCCCCCCCTGCCCACTGATGTGTCCACGGATGTTCCAGAGGAGCAGGAGGCCCTAGAGAGGCGGGAGTCAGAGGAGCTGGTGGTGCAGGTTCTGGAGAACTGTACTGCCCAGGAGGAGCCAGAACACAACCCTACCCCCAGCACAGCCCAGCCAGCCCCCGCTGCCCCTAGAACTTTGACCAATGGCTTTGGAGCGAGGACACCAGAGGAGCCAGAGACAGCTGTGTATCTCCTCCCACTAGAGCCTGAGTCCAGCAGACACCACTCAGAGGCCCTGGTGCAGGCAGAGACGAGTTCTTCCCTCATGGAGAGTTCCACAGAGACTCTGACTGAAGAGGCCTGCAGCAGGCCAGAGGCCCCAGTGCAGGCACCCATCTGCCCAGGCCCCCAGCCCCGCACTGAAGGCAGGAGCCAACTTTCCTGTCTCAGGAGAGTGAACGGGGAGGCAGAGCCAGAGCAGGGGGCATCCAGGACTTTAAATGGAGGACACAAGCGGCCCTCTGTCAGTGCCTTCCAGTCTTTGAGTGCTGAGCCCAGCAGGGAGGGTCTATGTAATGTCGAGAGCTCAGAGGGGGAGCCCTGTGGTGGCCCTCACTGGGCCAAGGTGAATGGGGAGCGGGCCCAACTGAGCCGCCAGATCTCCCTGGCCTCCTGCAGCTCCCTGACCCTCCATCGCCGGGGCAGCTGCTCCCAGCACCGCTGCCTCCACACCCTACTTGGGCGCCGCGCCGCCACGCCCAGCCCCGAACAGCCGGCCCGCAGTCACCTGGACGACGACGGGCTGACGCTCCACATGGACACCATCCAGCAGCGGCTGAGGCAGATCGAGGCAGGCCACCAGATGGAGGTTGATATGCTGAAGAAGCAGGTGCAGGAGCTGTGGAGCCGCCTTGAGAGCCATCACCACGCAGCGTCCCTCAGGATCAACGGAGACATCGGAGACGAAGTG ACCTCAATGACAGACTCGGAGTGTAACCTGGACGCTAACTGCCTGTCGCGCTGCAGCACGGAGCTCTTCTCTGAGGCTAGCTGGGAGCAGGTGGACAAGAATGACACGGAG